The following DNA comes from Flavobacterium sp. N3904.
ATGGCGATTGTTAATTGGCGATGTGCAACTCGGCACCTTAGAAATAAAAAATGGTTATGTACAATTGACCAAAAAAGGGAAAATCAAAAACTTTGGTGCTTTCCTAAAAAAAGACAAAAACGAACCAAAAACAAACAATAAAAGGGATTACGCCGAATTTGCTTATCGCATTATCTCCAAAGTCCTCAATCTGGTCCCAACGGACATGAATCTTGAAAATTTGGTTTTTAAACTAGATGATAATGGCAAAAAAGCAACGGTAAATATCAAAAAACTTTCTTTATTTGAAACCAAATTGGAATCGGCAATAGAAGTTCAAACCAATACTTTTGCCCAAAGATGGAGAATCAACGGAATGGCAGATCCCAGAAACAAAAAGGGAGATTTACGTTTTTTTAATATTGACACAGGCGCTATAAAAGTGCCTTATTTTGATGAACGTTATAATCTAAAAGCCAGTTTTGACTCTATTCGATTTAATATTCAAAACATTGATATGAACGGTGGTGAATTGCACTTGGACGGTTACACTTCGATTACAAATCTAAAAATGAACCACAAAAGAATTGCCAATAAAGACGTCATCATCAAAAATGCACGATTTGATTATCGTTTCTTATTGGGTTCCGATTTTATTTCTATCGACAGTAGTTCGACAGTTCAATTCAACAAAATCAAACTACATCCTTACCTTTCCTATAACACCGAAGAAGATACTGTTTATAAACTAAAGGTTGCTATTCCAAAAATGAAAGCGCAAGATTTTATAACCTCGCTTCCCGATGGATTGTTCACCCATTTTCAAGGTATGGAAGCCACCGGAGATTTTGATTATAAATTGGATTTTATGTTCAACAAAAATAGACCAAATACCATTGTTTTCAAAAGCAACATAACCAAACAAAATTTAAAAATAACCAAATACGGGAATATAGATTTAGCCAAATTAAATGGTGAGTTTACCTATCGAGCCATTGACAAAGGCGTACTTCAACGACCAGTTTTTGTGGGTGCCAGTAATCCGTATTATACACCTTTGGACCAAATATCACCTTACTTGCAAAAATGTGTTTTAACTTCTGAAGACCCTTCTTTTATGTCACACCACGGCTTTATAAACGAAGCCTTCAAACAGTCGATTCTAAAAAATATTCGCACTAAAAAGTTCTCCCGTGGGGCGAGTACTATAAGCATGCAATTGGTGAAGAACGTATTTCTTACCCGAGAAAAAACGCTGTCGAGAAAACTAGAGGAAATACTATTGGTATACATCATCGAAAACAATCACATCACGAGCAAGCAACGTATGCTCGAGGTGTATTTTAATATTATCGAATGGGGTCCAAACGTATATGGAATAGGTGAAGCTGCCGAATTCTACTTCCAGAAAAAACCAGCCGATTTGAACGTAAACGAATGTTTGTACTTGGCTACGATAATTCCAAAACCAAAGAAATTCATGTGGCAATTTGATCAGGAAGGTTTACAAAAAGCCTATGCGACCAAACAGCAGACTTTCTTGAGAAATTTAATGTTTCGTCGTGGTTTGTTAGTCCCGGAAGACACTATTGGTTTGTCTAAATCTATCCTATTGACTGGCCGAGCTCATTCGTTATTGAACATCAAGGTTCAAGATACAACGGTAATTGATTCGATGGCGGTGAAGGAAGAGTTTGATTTCTAACTATTTATTTAACCGCAAAGAACGCAAAGCTTAGCGCTCTTTGCGGTTAAGTTTATTTAAAATTCCTCAAAAAATCCTCTTTGTAAGTCGGGGAAACTTCAATTTCAGTGGCATCGTTTAGGGTAATAATTCCACCCTTATTATACGATTTCACGCAATTCAAATTGATGATATGTGATTTGTGAACGCGGATAAATGGCAAAGGCAAGATTTCTGAGAAATGTTTCAAAAAACGACAGACCATTTTCTTGCTTCCGTTATGGAGATACAAATCGGTGAAATTACCGTTACCGCGAAGACGAACAATTTCTTCCATTTTAACAACTTCAAAACCTTCCAATGTTGGTAAAATTACCTGTTGTTTCTCGGGCTTTGTTTCCTTAAAATTTTCAACGATTATCTTGTTTCTGTTAAAGATTTCGTGATTCAGAATTTGATGATGCACTTTGTTTACTGCAACGATTAATTCTTCAATGCTAATGGGTTTCAACAAATAATAGGCCGCACTTTGATTTAACGCTTTCAAAGAATATTCCGAGAAAGCCGTTACAAAAATAGTCTCAAAATGCAAATCTTTGCAGGCTTCCAGCACATCAAAAGCATTTCCAAAAGGCATTTCGACATCTAGAAAAACTAGTTGTGGCTGTAATTCATGCAACAGCGGAACGGCTTCTTTTATATTTTGGGCTTCGCCAATAACCTCAACTTGCGGGCAATATTTACTCAAATAATTTTTGAGCACTTCTCGTGCCGCCAATTCGTCTTCGACAATGACGCTTTTTATCTTTTGAAAATTCATCCTATTTTATCAATTAATGGAAAAACAATTTCAACTATGGTTCCTGTTTCTGGCAAGGCTTTCTCAGCAATTTGGAATGTAATATTCCTTTTGTACAATTCATTGAGTAAACCAATACGCTCTTTCGTATTGCTCATTCCCCGTGATTCATGCGCTTTTTGATTGCTCGTTTTAAGCTCCTGACTTTTGGTCAAGCCAATACCATTATCTTCGATACGAATTGCCACTTTCCCATTCACTAACTGAACTTGAAACTGCAATAAGCCTTTGAAATCCAAATAACGTAATCCGTGCCAAATGGCATTCTCCAAATGAGGCTGAATAATCATATTGGGAACCATCGTTCTTTCCGCATCCAACTCTGGGTCAACACTTATCTTGAAATCAAATTTATCCTGAAAACGCAAATGTTCCAACTCCAAATACTTTTTTAATTGCTCCAATTCATTATCCAAGGTAATGAAATCCTTATTGGAATTCTCCATCGTATTTCGCATCAAATTCGAATACGAAGTCAGGTATTTATTGGCTTCCAATTCTTTGTTCTCGGATATAAATTGGTTCACACTATTGAGACTGTTGAAAATAAAATGCGGATTCATTTCACGACGCAACGACTGCAAGGCGATTTCTTTATTCTTTGTTTTAATCGAAAAAAGCGTTTTTACTATCCATATAAACAATAGTAAAAGCAATCCAATCGAGCCCAAAAGAAAATAATTAAAAGTGTTTTTCTTTGTGATTAGCTCATCTTTCAGTGATTTTTCTTTTTCCAATTGACGAATTTTATCTTCGCTAACCTGAAATGCTTTGGTATCCATCAAAGTCGTGTCTGATTGCACTAATTGATCAAAATTTTGTATAAATTGATCGTACAAAGCCAAAC
Coding sequences within:
- a CDS encoding transglycosylase domain-containing protein — its product is MRTHKQKLLLASKILGIVIALLIIGFLVFRDELLDQAIAKVSTTMKLEYNSDFAIKNASFDGVSGIELDEITLAPKNLDTIFKIQKIKTSVNLWRLLIGDVQLGTLEIKNGYVQLTKKGKIKNFGAFLKKDKNEPKTNNKRDYAEFAYRIISKVLNLVPTDMNLENLVFKLDDNGKKATVNIKKLSLFETKLESAIEVQTNTFAQRWRINGMADPRNKKGDLRFFNIDTGAIKVPYFDERYNLKASFDSIRFNIQNIDMNGGELHLDGYTSITNLKMNHKRIANKDVIIKNARFDYRFLLGSDFISIDSSSTVQFNKIKLHPYLSYNTEEDTVYKLKVAIPKMKAQDFITSLPDGLFTHFQGMEATGDFDYKLDFMFNKNRPNTIVFKSNITKQNLKITKYGNIDLAKLNGEFTYRAIDKGVLQRPVFVGASNPYYTPLDQISPYLQKCVLTSEDPSFMSHHGFINEAFKQSILKNIRTKKFSRGASTISMQLVKNVFLTREKTLSRKLEEILLVYIIENNHITSKQRMLEVYFNIIEWGPNVYGIGEAAEFYFQKKPADLNVNECLYLATIIPKPKKFMWQFDQEGLQKAYATKQQTFLRNLMFRRGLLVPEDTIGLSKSILLTGRAHSLLNIKVQDTTVIDSMAVKEEFDF
- a CDS encoding LytR/AlgR family response regulator transcription factor, which codes for MNFQKIKSVIVEDELAAREVLKNYLSKYCPQVEVIGEAQNIKEAVPLLHELQPQLVFLDVEMPFGNAFDVLEACKDLHFETIFVTAFSEYSLKALNQSAAYYLLKPISIEELIVAVNKVHHQILNHEIFNRNKIIVENFKETKPEKQQVILPTLEGFEVVKMEEIVRLRGNGNFTDLYLHNGSKKMVCRFLKHFSEILPLPFIRVHKSHIINLNCVKSYNKGGIITLNDATEIEVSPTYKEDFLRNFK